TCACTGTGGTGCCGGATGACTCCGCTGAGTTGTTGGAGTCGATGGTGCAGATGGGTGTGACTCTGCTCGATGACCGCCAGCGGGCGGCCTTCAACACCCCTGCTGGCCGCAAGGCGTTTGCCTTCTGGACGGATCTCTACCGGGAGGGGCTGCTGCCGAGGGAAGTGGTGAGCCAAGGGCAGCGGCGAGCGATCGAGCTTTATCAGAGCGGAGAGCTGGCGCTGCTGGCTACTGGCGCTGAATCCCTGCGCAACATCCAGACCAATGCCCCCGGGGTGGCGGCGGTCACCCGGCCCCAGCCGCCGCTCATTGGTGATGACGGAACGGCCAATGTGGCGCTGATGACCTTGGCGGTGCCGCGCCAGAGCGACCAGGCCCAGGAGGCGGTGGAGTTGGCCCTGTTTCTCACCAATGGGCCCAACCAGGCTCGTTTCGCACGGGAGGCGCGGGTGCTGCCCTCCTCACGCCAGGCCCTCGAGCAGGTACGGGCTGAGCTGGAAGCCGAGCAACCGGCCAGCGCAGACAAGGCTCAGATCCGAGAGGCTCGTTTGTTGTCGGCCAATGTTCTCAATCGCGCGCGGGTGTTGGTGCCGTCGACCCCTGGGGTGAAACGGCTGCAGAGCATTGTCTACACCCAGCTCCAGCGCGCGATGCTCGGTCAGATCAGCAGCGATCAGGCCCTGCTGGAAGCGGAGCAGCAATGGAATCGTTACGCCAGCTCCCGCTGGCCTTAAGCGCTTGTCGCGGAATTCTTAAAAGAAGCCAAAGGCTTTTTCTGGGGATGTGCTTCGGCCTCATTCCGTTCAGGTTGAACGGTAGGGTTGCATCTCTTCATTATTTGGTTGATGTCCGGCGGGCCATCCCAGCTTGAAAATGGCCAGGGGCCCGTGGACAGCGGACCGGCGTCAGCGAAGGCAACTTTGCTTGTGGTGGACGACGAGCCGGCGGTTCGTCGCGTGTTGGTGATGCGTCTTCAGCTTGCTGGTTATCGGGTGGTGTGCGCGGAAGACGGCGAAGAAGCTCTCGAGGTGTTCAGCCGGGAGTCCCCGGATCTGGTGGTGCTCGACGTGATGCTGCCGAAGCTCGATGGCTTTGCGGTCTGCCGCCGTCTTCGGGCTGAATCCTGCGTGCCGATCATTTTCTTGTCAGCCCTGGAAGCCATTTCCGAACGGGTTGCCGGCTTGGATCTCGGTGCCGACGATTACCTGCCCAAGCCCTTTAGCCCCAAGGAGCTGGAGGCGCGCATCGCCACTATCCTGCGCCGGGTGGGACGCGGTTCGGCAAATGCCGAGCCCCGGGAACTGCCCACAGGACAAGGCGTGGTTCGGGTCGGTGAATTGGTGGTGGACACCAATCGCCGCCAGGTGACGCGTGGCAGCGAGCGCATCGCCCTCACCTACACGGAATTCAGCCTTTTGGAATTGCTCTTTCGTGAACCTGGTCGGGTGGTCCCCCGCGCCGAGATCCTTGAGCAACTCTGGGGCTATCCACCCCGCCGTGCGGCCGATCTGCGCGTGGTGGACGTGTACGTGGCCCGCTTGCGCGGCAAGCTCGAGCCCGATCCTCGCAACCCTGAATTGATTCTGACGGTGCGCGGAATCGGCTACTCCTCTCAACGCATGGGCGACAACGCCCCGGTGGCCGCGGCGGGCTGATCTGTCGCAACGGCACCGTCGCCCGGCAGGATGGCGCCGACTGCAATCCCCCCCGTGTCCGATCTGCGTGAGACCCGCCTCGAGAAGGTGTCTGCCCTGCGCGACCAGGGCCGGGAGCCCTATGCCCTCACCTTTGACCCCACCGATCGGATGGCTCGGCTGCAAAGCGACCATGCCGATCTGCCCAAGGGAGAGGAGCGGGATTGCGCGGTGGCCG
The sequence above is a segment of the Synechococcus sp. PROS-7-1 genome. Coding sequences within it:
- a CDS encoding ABC transporter substrate-binding protein translates to MTFKQRRRTRRWLVGLALAGVATLGWGCGRPAAPEGTLQLWTLQLAPKFNPYMASVIKAWESGHPEAPVRWTDLPWGSVERKLLAAVFARTAPDVVNLNPPFAANLASKGGLTDLTPLLPAGAAERYLPSVWSAAQDPEAGQIAIPWYLTVRLSLVNRDLLREAGLEQAPRRWEDVPAYARAIRERTGRYGLFVTVVPDDSAELLESMVQMGVTLLDDRQRAAFNTPAGRKAFAFWTDLYREGLLPREVVSQGQRRAIELYQSGELALLATGAESLRNIQTNAPGVAAVTRPQPPLIGDDGTANVALMTLAVPRQSDQAQEAVELALFLTNGPNQARFAREARVLPSSRQALEQVRAELEAEQPASADKAQIREARLLSANVLNRARVLVPSTPGVKRLQSIVYTQLQRAMLGQISSDQALLEAEQQWNRYASSRWP
- the rpaB gene encoding response regulator transcription factor RpaB; translation: MSGGPSQLENGQGPVDSGPASAKATLLVVDDEPAVRRVLVMRLQLAGYRVVCAEDGEEALEVFSRESPDLVVLDVMLPKLDGFAVCRRLRAESCVPIIFLSALEAISERVAGLDLGADDYLPKPFSPKELEARIATILRRVGRGSANAEPRELPTGQGVVRVGELVVDTNRRQVTRGSERIALTYTEFSLLELLFREPGRVVPRAEILEQLWGYPPRRAADLRVVDVYVARLRGKLEPDPRNPELILTVRGIGYSSQRMGDNAPVAAAG